The proteins below come from a single Drosophila teissieri strain GT53w chromosome 3L, Prin_Dtei_1.1, whole genome shotgun sequence genomic window:
- the LOC122617730 gene encoding uncharacterized protein LOC122617730 → MAPLHLLLHCATTLLIANALVLNPQLLGAENEGKSKVGFPIDLDDGVDGVDLPLEVEQDVAGDQSAARPQHSMPPDWLTFDEPTPPTKHRTGHKPQIILKHPTSGFHKLSAHGHRTCHVEIVSKVQGICQPMPIGSACVSDDYMDLYTDANCSSQ, encoded by the coding sequence ATGGCCCCACTGCATCTGCTGCTCCACTGTGCCACCACTCTGCTGATTGCCAACGCCCTGGTACTGAATCCCCAGTTGTTGGGTGCAGAAAATGAGGGCAAATCCAAAGTCGGGTTTCCCATCGACCTGGACGACGGAGTAGATGGTGTGGACCTGCCACTGGAGGTGGAACAGGATGTCGCCGGAGACCAGTCCGCCGCCAGGCCCCAGCACTCCATGCCGCCCGACTGGCTGACCTTCGACGAACCCACTCCGCCCACGAAGCATCGGACTGGCCACAAGCCCCAGATCATCCTGAAGCACCCGACCAGCGGATTCCATAAGCTTTCCGCCCACGGACATCGAACCTGCCACGTGGAAATCGTCAGCAAGGTGCAGGGTATCTGCCAGCCGATGCCCATTGGCAGCGCCTGCGTCTCGGATGACTACATGGACCTCTACACCGATGCAAACTGCTCATCTCAATAG